The following coding sequences lie in one Rutidosis leptorrhynchoides isolate AG116_Rl617_1_P2 chromosome 6, CSIRO_AGI_Rlap_v1, whole genome shotgun sequence genomic window:
- the LOC139853375 gene encoding lipid phosphate phosphatase gamma-like: MSTQQLRAVTLTHVRYFKGDQLGHFLAWISLVPVFISLGGFVSHFLFRRELQGMFFALGLIISQFINELIKTSVQQARPETCIMLEMCDSHGWPSSHSQYMFFFATYLTLLTYKKFGILFRKQMLLVGLVIWPLALLTMYSRVYLGYHTVAQVFAGAALGAGLGGGWFWVVNSMLRGVFPVIEESFFGRWFYVKDTSHIPNLLKFEYDNARAARKHSSYKRAE; this comes from the coding sequence ATGTCAACTCAACAACTTCGAGCAGTAACCCTAACTCACGTCCGTTACTTCAAAGGCGATCAATTAGGTCATTTTCTAGCATGGATTTCATTAGTTCCAGTTTTCATATCTCTCGGTGGTTTCGTCTCTCATTTCTTATTTCGCCGTGAATTACAAGGTATGTTCTTCGCATTAGGTTTAATAATATCCCAATTTATCAACGAATTGATCAAAACATCCGTACAACAAGCTCGACCTGAAACATGTATAATGCTCGAAATGTGCGATTCGCACGGTTGGCCTTCGAGTCATTCGCAGTATATGTTCTTTTTCGCTACGTATCTTACGTTACTTACGTATAAGAAGTTTGGGATACTGTTTAGGAAACAGATGTTGTTAGTTGGACTTGTGATTTGGCCGTTGGCGTTGTTGACTATGTATTCCAGGGTTTATTTGGGGTATCATACGGTGGCGCAAGTGTTTGCCGGTGCGGCGCTTGGTGCGGGACTTGGTGGTGGTTGGTTTTGGGTTGTTAATTCGATGTTAAGAGGTGTGTTTCCTGTGATTGAAGAGAGTTTTTTTGGTAGGTGGTTTTATGTTAAGGATACGTCGCATATACCGAATTTGTTGAAATTTGAATATGATAATGCTCGAGCTGCGAGAAAGCATTCGTCTTATAAACGTGCAGAATGA